One Bdellovibrionales bacterium CG10_big_fil_rev_8_21_14_0_10_45_34 genomic region harbors:
- a CDS encoding cystathionine gamma-synthase — protein sequence MKKNLEFGFETLAIHAGQAPDPSTGAIMTPITLASTFVQDSPGEHKGYDYSRAGNPTRKALEDCIAALEGGKYGFAFASGCAATSTLASLWKSGDHIICGDDVYGGTFRLFDKVIKNFGIDISYVDLTTAKSFESAVRPNTKMVWMETPTNPMLKLAPIEEICSVAKKKGIVTVVDNTFMSPFFQNPLALGADVAYHSTTKFLNGHSDVIGGAVVLNDINLAERIQFLQKSIGAIASPFDSYMCLRSIKTLPLRMRAHEKNAIAVAHFLEAHPGVDSVIYPGLESHPQHELAKKQMSGFGGMITFKLNGGIEESQKFLKGFQIFALAESLGGVESLIEHPAIMTHASIPAENRKALGIADNLIRVSVGVETLEDLLGDLSEAFARIGY from the coding sequence ATGAAAAAGAATTTGGAATTTGGATTTGAAACGCTCGCTATTCACGCGGGACAAGCCCCTGACCCATCGACGGGAGCCATAATGACGCCGATTACATTGGCATCGACTTTTGTTCAGGACTCCCCCGGTGAGCATAAGGGTTACGATTACAGTCGCGCCGGAAATCCTACGAGAAAAGCATTAGAAGATTGTATAGCGGCGCTTGAGGGCGGCAAATACGGTTTTGCGTTCGCCTCGGGCTGTGCTGCTACTTCGACGTTGGCAAGCCTTTGGAAGTCGGGAGACCACATCATTTGTGGTGACGATGTTTACGGCGGCACTTTTCGTCTTTTTGATAAAGTGATTAAAAACTTTGGAATCGATATTTCCTATGTAGATTTAACAACGGCAAAATCTTTTGAGTCAGCAGTTCGCCCGAACACTAAGATGGTTTGGATGGAGACGCCAACAAACCCTATGTTAAAGTTGGCCCCGATAGAGGAGATATGCTCAGTTGCTAAAAAGAAGGGTATCGTCACGGTAGTAGACAACACTTTTATGAGCCCATTTTTTCAAAACCCATTGGCATTGGGTGCCGATGTTGCTTACCACTCCACAACGAAGTTCCTTAATGGACACAGCGATGTGATTGGGGGGGCGGTAGTCCTTAACGACATCAATCTTGCCGAGCGAATCCAGTTTTTGCAAAAATCAATTGGAGCGATTGCAAGCCCTTTTGATTCTTACATGTGTTTGAGAAGTATCAAGACTTTGCCTCTTAGAATGCGAGCCCACGAAAAAAACGCGATTGCAGTGGCCCACTTTTTGGAAGCCCATCCAGGTGTGGATAGCGTTATTTATCCTGGTCTTGAATCGCACCCTCAGCATGAGCTTGCCAAAAAGCAAATGAGCGGTTTTGGAGGTATGATAACCTTTAAACTAAATGGTGGCATTGAAGAATCTCAGAAGTTTCTTAAAGGTTTTCAGATTTTTGCTCTTGCAGAAAGTCTCGGTGGTGTGGAGTCACTCATCGAGCACCCCGCCATCATGACCCACGCAAGTATTCCAGCGGAGAACCGCAAAGCATTGGGGATCGCCGATAATTTGATTCGAGTGAGCGTAGGCGTGGAGACTCTCGAAGATCTTTTGGGAGACCTGAGCGAAGCCTTTGCTCGAATAGGTTACTGA
- a CDS encoding ABC transporter ATP-binding protein, whose product MSSIAISFENVVKSFGAKTILRGVSFEISAGEIAFILGTSGTGKSVTLKNIVGLMKPDSGKIFIEGSNIAEYSEDELFEVRKICGMVFQHPALFDSLSVYENVAYGVRRHFRVDEAELRLRVEKSLTAVNVSGLDDELPAALSYGMQKRVSLARTLAVQPRILLFDEPTTGLDPVTTSAVNYLIQNLSRELKTTSVVVSHDMRCALEIADRVIVLDKGQVIENSSVTDIKKSRHPLVQEFLAEILAEENMV is encoded by the coding sequence ATGAGCTCCATCGCCATTTCGTTTGAAAATGTTGTGAAAAGTTTCGGGGCAAAAACCATCTTGCGTGGAGTCAGCTTTGAAATTTCAGCGGGGGAAATTGCATTCATTTTAGGTACGTCAGGCACTGGCAAATCGGTCACTCTCAAGAACATCGTGGGATTAATGAAGCCAGACAGTGGCAAAATCTTTATCGAAGGAAGCAACATAGCCGAATATAGTGAGGATGAACTTTTCGAAGTCAGAAAGATCTGCGGAATGGTATTTCAGCATCCCGCTTTGTTTGATTCGCTGAGCGTCTATGAAAATGTGGCTTACGGAGTCCGGCGCCACTTTCGTGTGGACGAAGCGGAGCTAAGGTTGAGAGTCGAAAAAAGTCTAACTGCTGTCAACGTTTCGGGGCTCGACGATGAGCTTCCGGCGGCGCTTTCGTATGGAATGCAAAAACGGGTGAGCCTTGCTCGAACTTTAGCTGTGCAGCCGCGTATCTTGCTTTTCGATGAGCCAACAACAGGGCTTGACCCCGTGACGACGAGTGCAGTGAACTACTTAATTCAGAATCTCTCAAGAGAACTTAAAACAACCTCAGTAGTTGTTAGTCACGATATGAGGTGCGCGCTCGAAATCGCTGATCGCGTGATCGTACTAGATAAAGGACAAGTCATCGAAAACAGCTCTGTCACAGATATAAAGAAATCTCGGCATCCCCTTGTCCAAGAGTTCCTTGCAGAAATTCTCGCTGAGGAGAATATGGTTTGA
- a CDS encoding organic solvent ABC transporter permease, whose amino-acid sequence MGGCMLFLGEVYRRFYALAQRRHLVFDQIYQVTLQSLATTALAGFFVGAIMTVQFTLQAKSFGALGFLGGLATSATFREVGPLLIAFMLSGKVGAYTAAELATMKVTEQIDAIRCLGADPIVEIILPRFVGIIIASFFLLLMGLIMSTVGGTLLAIMFSGVSVEEYLRHIPTILNPLSVLSGVFKCAVFAFTLAAICTYKGYTATGGARGVGRAVVNTAVATMIGIVLTDWLTSYILDQILKAFILS is encoded by the coding sequence ATGGGCGGCTGCATGTTGTTCTTGGGGGAGGTTTATCGCCGGTTTTACGCCTTAGCACAGCGGCGCCACCTTGTATTTGATCAAATCTATCAAGTTACACTTCAAAGTTTGGCAACAACAGCCCTTGCAGGTTTCTTTGTTGGCGCGATTATGACGGTCCAGTTTACTCTTCAGGCAAAATCTTTTGGCGCCTTAGGATTTCTTGGAGGTCTTGCTACAAGCGCGACCTTTCGCGAGGTAGGCCCTTTGTTAATTGCTTTCATGTTAAGCGGAAAAGTGGGCGCTTATACAGCAGCCGAACTTGCAACTATGAAGGTGACCGAACAAATTGATGCCATCCGCTGCCTAGGGGCAGATCCCATCGTAGAAATTATTCTTCCCCGGTTTGTTGGCATCATCATAGCCAGTTTTTTCTTACTACTTATGGGGCTCATTATGTCAACCGTTGGTGGTACTTTGCTAGCTATCATGTTTTCTGGGGTCAGCGTTGAGGAGTATTTGCGGCACATACCCACAATACTTAACCCGCTGTCTGTTTTGAGCGGGGTATTTAAATGTGCTGTTTTTGCGTTCACGCTCGCTGCCATCTGTACTTACAAAGGCTACACAGCCACAGGGGGCGCCCGTGGGGTTGGAAGAGCTGTAGTGAACACGGCAGTGGCGACGATGATAGGCATTGTGTTAACTGATTGGTTGACCAGCTATATTTTGGATCAAATTTTAAAGGCATTTATTTTATCTTGA
- a CDS encoding organic solvent ABC transporter permease: MLWVNAFANAITPPFRKKDILAQLYFVANQSLPIVALCVSFAAIVTIIEASFHMKLVVKDDSLVPGFAALLILRELGAVLAALLVTSRVGAGLAAEVGSMKITEQIDALKALGIDPVRFLVVPRLIASILGVMVLTIFSNFVCILGAMLVSIFSLGFTAGAFLSAMNQFVEFKDLLFAMIKGACFGAVIPIVSCHYGFRCEAGAEGVGRATTNSVVASSILIIILDFILAWIFSHFY; encoded by the coding sequence CTGCTTTGGGTGAATGCATTCGCCAATGCAATTACTCCTCCGTTTCGGAAAAAAGACATTTTAGCTCAGCTTTACTTTGTGGCGAATCAAAGCCTGCCAATAGTCGCACTTTGTGTCAGTTTTGCGGCCATAGTTACAATTATTGAAGCCTCATTTCACATGAAGCTAGTGGTGAAAGATGATTCTCTTGTACCGGGTTTTGCAGCTCTTCTTATTTTAAGAGAGCTTGGCGCGGTGCTTGCGGCGTTACTTGTTACTTCGCGCGTAGGCGCCGGGCTCGCCGCCGAAGTCGGTAGCATGAAAATAACTGAGCAAATCGATGCATTAAAGGCGTTAGGAATCGACCCAGTTCGTTTTTTGGTGGTCCCCCGACTGATTGCATCGATTTTAGGGGTGATGGTCCTTACGATTTTTTCGAACTTCGTCTGTATTCTTGGAGCCATGTTGGTGTCAATATTCTCTCTCGGCTTTACCGCGGGCGCATTTCTCTCTGCGATGAACCAATTCGTCGAGTTCAAAGATTTGCTTTTTGCTATGATTAAAGGAGCCTGCTTCGGAGCTGTGATCCCTATAGTAAGTTGTCACTATGGTTTTCGTTGTGAAGCGGGCGCAGAGGGAGTCGGACGAGCAACAACTAACAGCGTGGTTGCAAGCTCGATACTGATTATTATTTTAGATTTCATTTTAGCCTGGATTTTTTCGCACTTTTACTGA
- a CDS encoding MCE family protein, with the protein MKSEYKVGLLFLVSVGLVIVFAFAIGALGPFRDSYKLTVLYNFAGGIEEGSPVRVMGIKVGKVQRIRFEPGLISPSGEEVQLAIDIAVDKKAWRTVRSDSQFFINIAGLIGEKFVEITPGRQESPQLADGQLVRGEDPPRVDQLLSQGYGLAGKILEMVEKNEGKFSDTIFKLNDLVKNVNKTLVLLEKATHKVEVNRLLQNMVKITDDVAKVSSKMSSEEAQKTYDFIHTLIWRLEPLDKEAIKEFLQEEGVRARIF; encoded by the coding sequence ATGAAGTCTGAATACAAAGTCGGGTTGTTGTTTCTTGTCTCTGTAGGGTTGGTTATCGTATTTGCATTTGCGATCGGAGCTTTAGGTCCTTTTCGAGATTCCTACAAGTTAACCGTACTCTATAATTTTGCCGGCGGGATAGAAGAGGGCTCACCTGTTCGCGTGATGGGCATTAAAGTCGGAAAGGTGCAGCGAATTCGCTTCGAGCCGGGCTTAATCTCCCCAAGCGGGGAAGAAGTTCAGCTCGCTATCGATATCGCGGTCGATAAAAAAGCATGGCGCACAGTTCGTAGTGACAGCCAGTTTTTTATTAATATTGCAGGGTTAATAGGAGAGAAGTTTGTAGAAATCACCCCTGGTCGCCAAGAAAGCCCTCAGCTCGCTGATGGGCAACTTGTCCGCGGCGAAGATCCCCCTCGCGTCGACCAGTTACTTTCTCAAGGATACGGATTAGCCGGAAAGATCCTAGAAATGGTCGAAAAGAATGAGGGCAAGTTTAGCGACACGATTTTCAAACTCAACGATCTCGTAAAGAACGTTAATAAGACTTTAGTTCTACTAGAAAAGGCCACACATAAAGTTGAAGTGAACCGCCTGCTCCAAAATATGGTGAAAATCACTGATGATGTCGCAAAAGTCAGTTCGAAAATGAGTTCAGAAGAAGCTCAAAAGACCTACGATTTTATCCATACCCTTATCTGGCGATTGGAGCCTCTTGATAAAGAGGCGATTAAGGAGTTTTTGCAGGAGGAAGGGGTTCGCGCCCGCATCTTCTAA
- a CDS encoding cystathionine beta-synthase has protein sequence MRTADNLLDLIGHTPLVKLNRCIPESSPHEFYAKLEFMNPGGSVKDRMARNIIEDAEKRGLLKSGGTIIEATSGNTGVGLAMVASIKGYKCIFTISEKMSDEKINTLKTLGATVIVTPKGVEPEDSRSVYSVAEKLAKEIPNSYLTNQYHNSANPEAHYKTTGPEIWEQMNGKIDLFVDGAGTGGTISGTGRFLKEKNPDVKIVCADPVGSILYDLFYHKEIKQPPAPFLVEGIGEDMLPKNVQMDVLDDFVQVSDRDTFQTTLEIVKKEGVFAGPSSGCALSAAIQYSKRWTQKKRIVVIFPDSGSKYLSKIGNSQWLFENGIFDQENPERRFSHLENQLTKMNVPSEGLPKVAREDLATVALLKSIDSEYFVVEGSQKDFNVYSTKELMRSLN, from the coding sequence TTGCGTACGGCTGATAATTTGTTGGACCTCATCGGTCACACCCCCCTAGTTAAGCTAAACAGGTGTATACCGGAATCTTCACCGCACGAGTTCTATGCAAAACTAGAATTTATGAACCCCGGCGGCAGCGTGAAAGATAGGATGGCGCGAAATATTATCGAAGACGCCGAGAAACGCGGACTCTTGAAGTCAGGTGGTACAATCATCGAAGCTACATCGGGAAATACCGGAGTCGGTTTGGCGATGGTTGCATCAATTAAAGGATACAAGTGCATATTTACCATTTCCGAGAAAATGAGCGACGAGAAAATCAATACGCTGAAGACTCTCGGCGCGACAGTGATCGTCACGCCAAAGGGCGTTGAGCCGGAAGACTCAAGAAGCGTTTACTCCGTGGCGGAAAAGCTCGCCAAGGAGATTCCAAACAGCTACCTCACAAATCAGTACCACAATAGTGCCAACCCTGAAGCTCACTACAAAACAACTGGACCTGAAATATGGGAGCAAATGAACGGGAAGATCGACCTCTTTGTTGATGGTGCTGGAACGGGCGGCACAATTTCAGGTACGGGTCGCTTTCTTAAAGAAAAGAATCCAGATGTAAAGATTGTTTGTGCTGACCCGGTTGGAAGCATTTTGTACGACCTTTTCTATCACAAAGAAATCAAACAGCCCCCGGCACCCTTTCTCGTAGAGGGAATTGGAGAGGACATGCTTCCTAAGAACGTGCAGATGGATGTTCTTGATGACTTTGTACAAGTATCTGATCGCGACACCTTTCAGACCACTCTCGAAATAGTAAAGAAAGAGGGAGTCTTTGCCGGACCTTCCTCTGGCTGTGCTTTGAGTGCAGCGATTCAATACTCAAAGAGATGGACTCAAAAGAAAAGGATTGTTGTGATTTTTCCTGACTCTGGTTCAAAGTATTTGAGCAAAATAGGCAATAGCCAGTGGCTCTTTGAGAATGGTATTTTTGACCAAGAAAATCCCGAGCGCCGATTTTCTCATCTCGAAAATCAGCTCACAAAGATGAACGTGCCTTCTGAGGGGTTGCCAAAAGTGGCGAGAGAAGACTTGGCGACTGTTGCGCTACTAAAGTCTATAGATTCTGAGTATTTTGTCGTTGAAGGATCGCAAAAAGATTTTAATGTCTATTCAACTAAAGAACTCATGCGCTCTCTCAATTAG